CATCGGGGAAAACCTTACAAAATTAGAAGATTTTTATCGGTATTGGAAATATAAATTCCGCTTTAGTAAAAATTAGTACCCTTTGTTACGGTCCACTTCGTTTAATAATTCGGTACTGTTCAGTACGTTTTGATAGTTTTCCAATATTTGTGGAACTACGGAATTCGTATCCGATACACTGGCGTAATGTGGTGTCATGTGTACTTTTTTATGATGCCAAAAAGGATGGGAGGTCGCTAATGGCTCTTGATGGTATACATCCAAACAGGCCCCGGAAATATGCCCCTTGTCCAATTGCTCCAGCAAATCCGCATCCACGACATGTCCGCCCCGAGCTACGTTTATAACGTAAGCGTCTTTAGGGAGTTGCTCCAATAGTTGAGTATCAATAAAACCTTTGGTTTCCGGAGTCAAAGGGAGAAGGCACACTAGTATATCCGTAGTATTTAAAAAGGTACCGAGTTCACTTGGGCCCGCAAAGGTTTTGACATCGCCAATAGTCTTCTCGCTTCTGGACCAACCTTGAACCCTAAAGCCTA
This genomic window from Maribacter sp. MJ134 contains:
- a CDS encoding 2-hydroxyacid dehydrogenase: MAIVIIRQDGKIELWKSALLRANPELKVYSYLEEHPKEDIVMALIWKHPEGSLTGYPNLKCIASAGAGVDYIFEDSTAPKHIPITRVVDPYLASDMSEHVLAVILAHLKNLNTYKLQQVDNLWKPRAYKRIKDLNVGILGLGELGALTALDLLRVGFRVQGWSRSEKTIGDVKTFAGPSELGTFLNTTDILVCLLPLTPETKGFIDTQLLEQLPKDAYVINVARGGHVVDADLLEQLDKGHISGACLDVYHQEPLATSHPFWHHKKVHMTPHYASVSDTNSVVPQILENYQNVLNSTELLNEVDRNKGY